In Thermomicrobiales bacterium, the genomic stretch TAGCCATCGGCAGCGGATGGGCCGCCTGTGACGGTCAGGAGATCTCCGGTCTTGAGCACGGCGACCACGGAGTTGCTGATGCCGGCCGCGCTGCGCAGATTGGCAGGTCCGTCCACGACCACCGCGCGATCGCCTGCGGCGAAGTCCCCATTGGGAGACGGGTTCGTGCCGGGAGTCGCCGTTGGAGACGGATTTGGCTGATTCACCTTCTGGAGGAAATCGGCCGCGACCCAGCCAGTGGCGCTCTCGGCGGTTTGCACCTGGTACCAGGTGTAGCCGTTGCCGGCCGAGGGGGCGCTCAGGATGGTGAGCACGGCTTCCTGGGGAATGGACTGGATCACCGGGGCACTGGTGCCGGCGGCGGATCGGAGATTGATCGGTCCGTCGAACACGAAGACCTGATCGCCGATCGCGAAGGTGGCATTGGCGTCGGGCACGATCTGGAGGGCATCGACGATGACCCAGCCGGTCTGCCCGGATGACGAGGTGACCTGATACCAGTTGTAGCCATTGGCGGCGACCGGTCCGGAAACGATGGTGAGTTGCGTGCCGATTGCGAGCGAACCGAGCGAGCTGGAAGAGGTGCCGGCGGCCGAGCGCAGGTTGAGCGGACCTTCGGCGACGACCACTTGATCGCCGGGAACGAAGACATCTCCGGTATCGGCAGGCGCAACGGATTCGTCCGCGGCGGAATCGACCGGTTCATCCACAGCGCTGTCGTCAACCGACGGAGCCTCAGCGGGAGGTGGAGCGGTGGTGGCGGTTGGCGAAGGGCGCAGCCCGGCAGTCGGTTGCGGAGTGACCTCGGAAAGCTCCTCGGTCGCAGCCGGTTCCGCTGGAGGATCGGCGGTGGTGTTCTCGGTGGCGGGAGGCTCGATCACGGGTGCGTCGGCAGACATCAGGAGGTACATGTCGAGCGAGGCGGAAGGGCTGGCCGCGCTGGTGGTGAAGCGATAGTCGAAGGATGCGGATTGCCCGGAGGCGACGCCTTCGCCCTGGACCAGGAAGGCGGACGTGCCGTCGGGCAGAGTGCTGTGCTTGAAGCCCCATTCATCGGTCGCGGAGCCGGAGGACGTGGTGGTCCAGCGGAAGGTGTTGCCGTCCAGCACGGCGTCGCTGATGGTGAGCGGAGCGATGGCGCCGTTGATGGCCGTCAGGATGACATCGACCCCACTGGTGATGGGGATGCAGTCGTCGGGGACCATGGCCTGGAGGGTGACGCCCGGAGGGCAACGATAGACATCGAGCGCGATCGTGCGCGTGGTGTTGTCCTGGGCAGCGGCCGGCATCGATCCGGCGAGCGGCGTGACAAGCAGTCCAGCCAAGAGTGCCACAATGGCAACGATGTGTCGTAGTCGCATTTGCATGCGGAAGCCCCCATTCCGTCGTCTGGCAGCGCCCTTCATCGCTGTCAGGGGCCATTATACGCACGTACACCTGTTTTGGGAACCCTGCAAAGCGGGAAATCCCCGCGTTCGTACGCGGGTAATTGTGCCTTTGCGGTCAAGATGGCCGATCAGAGTGACAGGCAGGCATCGGCTGGTCTGGCGGAACGATCGGGCGAATGACGTGTTGTGACCGTGAGGCGCGATTCCCCTCGCCATGCTCTGCTGGAGGGCATCAATTGGGGCTATGCGGGCGAACTCACGCCGAATGCAGCCCGTCTCTCCAACGGAGAGACGGGCTGCTGGCAGCTGCGGAAGGAATGTCAGGCGAGATAGGAATCGTAGGCCCAGCCGGCGGCGGAGCCATCGACCAGTTCGACGTAGCGGAATCCATTGCTCAGCTGGTCAGAAGGCCACACCATGGTTCCAGCGGGCATGACCCTGAGGACAGGCGCCGAGAGCGATGCGGACGACCGCAGGTTGAGCGCCGAGGTGACGCGCAGTTGCCCGATCGGGCCGCCATTGCCTTCGCCATCGCCCCCTCCACCCGAGAGATAGTCGAGCGAGACCCATCCGAGCTGCTGGGCGTAGCCAACGAGCTGGAAGTTGCCCTGGAAGCTGTCGAAGACTTCGACGCTCGTCCCTTGCGGGAGCGTGCGAATGACGGAATATCCGGTGCTGGGACCGCTGCGCATGTTCACATAGGCAGACGTGGTCTTGTAGCCGAGGCTTTGCGGAATGTCGGAGCTTCCTCCATTGCCGGTGGCAACGTAGTCGGCATGCACCCAGCCGATCGTGCCCTGATTCGAGACTTTCATGAATCCGTAGCTTTCCGGACCGACAGCCTGGAGCGGCGATTGGGGTGGAAGGACCCGGATGACGCCGTAGTCGGCGCCAGGACCAGTGCGGAAGTTGACGTAGTCGGTGGTGCGATAGAAGCCGGATGCGGCCGCGGCGACTTCCTCGTCCTGGGCGGATGCGTTCGAGCCGAGGAGGGGCAGAGCGGCGACAGCAGTCGCGGCGGCGGACGAGCGCAGGAAGGCACGCCGGGAGAGATTGGATGAAATGGTTTCCATGATGGTTTTCCTCTTATCGAATGAAACGATTAGCAACACGATGACGAACTTTTGGGTAGCAACGGGATCACCCACGCGACGATGGGGGCGGGGCGTTCCGGAATCGGGCGGTCGTGGCATAGGCCCCGGCGAGACGGCAGGGACGCTCCTTGCAACGACCGGTGGTTGGCGATGGCGGATCCTTTCATGTCCGGGCGATTCGGGTATCGCCTCACTGAAGCTGAGTGTGGCAGCGGGGACCGGGATTGTCTCTCGGTAGGATGCAGTAATTCTTCATAAGAAGGTGCGGATTGGTAGATCGACGTAGAAGGCACGCAGCACGCGGTAGGCAGCAGGCAGAACGATCGGGGTCTTGCTCGGCGTTCAGGGGCGATAGGCGGCGATGAGGGTGTGTCCGGCGCGCGCCCAGGGGATATCGATGCGGGTGTAGCCGGTCTGACGGAGCCAGTCGATCTGGTCGACGAGGGGGGAGGGGAAGTCCATTTCGAGGTCGGGCCAGGTGTAGATATTCCAGTGATCGTCGCGAAAGAACTCCCAGGAGGCCGGACTGCCGGAGAGCTCGCGCGATTGACGTTCGACATCCTCGTCCCAGGCGCGGGCGGCATGGCGCAGGGCGGCGGGGCTGGCTGGTTCGACCAGATCGGCTATGAGGAGCGCGCCGCCGGGGGAAAGGTGGCTGTGCAGATCGGCGAAGAGGCCGCGCTTGGCAGTTCCCTTCAGATGATGGATCGCAAGGGAGGAAACGATGGCGCGCAGGTCGTTCGGGAGATTTGCGCGCCAGTTGGTGTCGAGTAGTTCGAACGCGCGGGTTTCCCAGCGGCCAGGATAGGGAGCCAGCGATCGGGCGGTTTCGGCACGCATCTCGACGGAACCGTCGAGCGCGAGGATGGACGCGTTGGGGTATCGCTCCAGGATGGCGGCTGAGAGCCAACCGGCGCCGGACGCGAGTTCGACGACCTGGAAGGCCTCGTCGCGTTCGGCCGGGATCAGATCGAGGAACGCGTCCCGCAGTTCATCGCGGCGAGGGGTGAAGACCTTGCCCTGGTCGATGAAGATCTTCGATTCGTCCTCGTTCCAGTTTCGTTCGGTCATGGTTTGCGATCGCCCCTGTCAGCGTCGAACGACACGGCTGGAGAAGCGGCTTCCCCTTCTTGCTTTCGACTCTTTGCCGTCTTCCAATGGTACGCGCAAGGAGGGACTTGTGATGTGTCAACGGGCCGGGATCGACTCGGGGCTTAGGGGCGGAGATGGGCCACCCGGCCAGGGCGTGAGCGTGCGTTCTGGCCGGGTGGGTAAGCGCGAGGGGCTGTCGTCAGGCGGTGACGTCGATCATCACGCGCTGGACGGCGTTGTATTGGTAGCCGAGCTGGTTCCATTGAGCGACGCCCGGTTGTGAGGTGGCGCGGTCGTCGGTGGCGCGGGTGAGCAGCCCGGTTGGTCCCGGGGTGGCGTCCCATAGGTATTCGAAATGCGCCCATGAGTGCTCGCCGCTCGAATCGGTGATGGTGGCGTCGTTCCAGGTCACGCCGTTGTCGGTCGAGACCTCGACTTTGGCGATGGCGCCAAGTCCGGACCAGGCGTAGCCGGTGATCGGCACCTGGCCGGCTTTCACCTGGGAGTCGTAGGCGGGCGTCCAGATGGCAGACGACACCGGCATCTCACGGACCGGCCGGAGCACCTCATTCTGAGCAGTGATGACGATGTAGTTGCCGACGTTGAAATCGCCCTGGAAGGTGGTATCGAGCACAGTGAGGCCGATGATCCATTTGGTGGAGGCGATGCCACCCCAGCCGGGGACGAAGAGGCGCACCGGCCCACCATGAGGCGCGGGGAGCTCTTCGCCGTTCATTTGCAGAACCAGCATGGTGTCGGCGCCCATGGCGACGTCGATCGGCAGCCCACGTTGCATCTCGGGGAAATCACCCCCCTGGGAGACGACATCGATGGCGCCGTCCTTGACCCCGGCCTGATCGAGGACGACGTGGAGCGGCACACCGGTCCATTCGGCGTTGCCGATGGCGTCATTGCGCCATTGACCGCCCTTGGCGGTGGGATTGAAGAAGCCGCGACCGTTGCCAGAGCATTCGAGGAATGACTGGTAGGTCTGCATCGGCATCCCTCGCAGGTCGTCCAGGGTGAGCTGAAGCGGGGTATCGACATGACCGCCCACCGTGAGCGTGTACTTCGACGGATCGTCGAGTTGGGCCGATGGTCCGTGCGATCGGATGAAGAAGGCGTCGTTGGCAACGTCGAAGTCGGTCACCAGTTCCGGCGGGGTGCCAAAGTTGAATCCTCCGTGCGCGATCAGCGGTTGATCGACACCAATCGACGCGAGGGATTTGGCCGGGTCGTCGTTGGGGGGAATGATCGTGAACGGGCTGGTGAGCTCGGGCAGCGCTGCCGCGGAGCCAGCTGTGGGTGTGCCGGCGACCGGGGTGGCGGCATCCTGCGCCCAGGCGCCGTCGGCCACGATCGAGGCGATGACCGGAGCGGCGAATCCTGCGGCGGCAAGGCGTTTCATCAGGGTGCGGCGATCGTAACGCGGGGCGGACGATTCGGTAGCGAGCATCATCTTGGTTGTCCTTTCCGAAGCACGGCTATGAACGATGCGTATCGCTTCTCCAAGCGTTGCACAGCCACGCGCGTTCGGCAGATTCGCGCAGGTGGTTCGGAGCGGAGCGCCGGCAATCGTTCGGAAAGGGTTACGGTCGTCGATGGACGAGCGGCAAGGAACGGTTGGCATCCCTCTCCCGGAGTTGGGAGAGCGTGCTTCTCAGGCAAAGCCGGGATGCGAGAGCACAAGGGACATGAGACAGGAGGACACAGTGGTCCTTCGCTCCGATTGGGCGGGGCAGCCTTGGGAGGTGGTGGCTACGCGGTTCCTCCAGCGAGGGTTTGCTGGGTGGCGCCGTCGAAGAGGTGCATGTGGGGGAGGTCGAGGGTGGCCCAGACGATGTCGTCGGCCTTGATGTGGGTCGAGGGGGGAACGCTGGCGACGATGAGGGCGTCGCCGAGGTAGCCGTGGACGTAGGTGAGGTCGCCAGTCGGTTCGACGGTGTAGACGCGCACGGGGATGGCGCCGTCGCGCTCCTGGGTGTGGAGGTCGATGGCGTTGTGGCGTAGTCCGGCGACGACGGTTCCGGAGCTGGCGGCGCGGGCCATGGCGGCGCGTTTGTCGTCGAGCTGGTACGACCATTTGTCCGCGTTGCGCAGCCAGGTGGTGGTTCCGTCGACTTCGACCGAGGCCGGAAGAAGGTTCATGGCGGGGCTGCCGACGAAACCGGCGACGAAGGTGTTGACCGGGTGGTTGTAGACGGTATCGGGCGCGTCGTATTGCTGGAGGAGCCCGCCGGACATGACGGCCATCTTGTCGGCCATGGTGACGGCTTCCAACTGGTCGTGGGTGACGTAGACGATGGTGGCGTTGAGGTCTTGATGGAAACGTTTGAGCTCGGCGCGCATCTGGACGCGGAGCTTGGCGTCGAGGTTGGAGAGCGGTTCGTCCATCAGGAAGACCTGCGGATTGCGCACGAGGGCGCGGCCGAGGGCGACGCGCTGCTGCTGGCCGCCGGAGAGCTCTTTCGGCCGTCGGTCGAGCAGGGGCTCGATGCTGAGCAGGCGGGCGGTTTCGCGTACGCGTTGGTCGATCTGGGCCTTCGGAGTCTTGCGCATCTGCAGTGGGAAGGCGAGGTTGTTGTAGACGGTCTTGTTGGGATAGAGGGCGTAATTCTGGAAGACCATGGCAATGTCGCGGTCTTTGGGGTCGAGGTCGTTGACCAGCCGCTCGCCGATGTAGATGTTGCCATCGGAGAGCTCGAGCAGGCCGGCGATGAGATTCAGGGTGGTGGTCTTGCCGCAGCCGGATGGACCGACGAGGGCCACGAACTCGCCTTCCTCGACGGTGAGGGAGACATTGTCGACGGCGATGACGTCGCCGTAACGCTTGACGACGTTCTCGAGAATTACGCGGCCCATGGGCGGTTCCCTTTGATACGAGCAGGCGGCATGCAGCAGACAGCATGCAGATCGATTGTCCAGAGTCCGGAGTCTTGTGTCCAAGTAGTGAACGCGTCGTCGAGCAGCACTCGCTGCGGCGAGGAGATCCTTCGCTGGCGCTCAGGATGACAAGACTGTCTGCTGCGTGCGGTGTGCTGCCTGCTCATTGCTTGACGGCGCCTTCGGTGAGGGCGCGGACGAAGTATTTCTGCAGGACCATGAACATGATGACGACTGGGACGCTCATGAGGAAGGCGGCGGCCATGAGGCCGGGCCAGTTGGCGACGTATTCCGAGAAGAAGCGCTGCAGACCAACCGGGACGGTGAGTTTCTGGTCGTCGGTGATGAAGGTGAGCGCGTAGACGTATTCGTTCCAGGCGAGGATGAAGCTGTAGATCGCGGTGGCGACGATGCCAGGCGCCGACAGCGGCATGACGACTTTGATGAATGCCTGGAAGCGAGTGGCGCCATCGATGCGGGCGGCTTGTTCCAGTTGGACGGGTATGTTGTCGTAGAAGCCTTTCAGCAGCCAGATCGAGAGCGGAAGACCGAACGTGAGATAGGTGATGATGAGGGAGAGGTAGCTGTTCACCAGATGCAGGTTGCGCATGAGGATGAAGAGCGGAATCAGGAAGATGACCGCCGGGAACATGTTGCGCAGCAGCACCCCATAGAAGAGGGCGTTCTTCCCAGGGAAGCGGAAGCGGGAGAAGGCATAGGCCGCTGGGACCGCCACGCAGACGCCAACAATGGTGGTGGCAGTCGAAACCCAGAGGCTGTTGAGCATGTAGCGCAGGAAGCGGCGGCCGATGTCGTCGTTCGGATCGAGGAGCATTTTGAAGTTGTCCAGCGTTGGATTGGCGGGAATCCAGCGCGGGGGGAACTGGAGCGCGCCGAGCTGGGTCTTGAGCGCGGTAGAGAGCATCCAGGCCAGCGGGACGAGCGTGAAGACCATCAGAAAAAAGAGGAAGATCCAGCCTGCAATGCCCCAGGCATCGAAGCGCTTGCGCGAGCCAGCGGTTCGTTCGTAGTTCGCGCCCATTAGCCCTCCCGTCGCTCATCGCCCCGCGTGAGGGCTTTCACATAGAAGTATCCGAGCGACATCATCACCAGGAAGAGGATCACCGAATAGGCCGAGGCGATGCCGAAGCGGGTGCGCCCAAAGGCCAATTGGTAGATCTGGGTGATCCAGATGTCGGTGGAGCCGGCGGGACCGCCGCCGGTCATGATCCAGACGAGGGTGAACGAGTTCAGGTTCGTCAGCAACAAGAGCAGGACAGTGACGACGGAGACGCTCTTGAGTTGCGGCATGGTGATATGCCAGAAGCGAGCCCAGGCGCCGGCGCCATCGACGCGCGCTGCGCGGTGGAGCTGATCGGGTACGCCCTGGAGCCCGGCCAGCAACATGATCATGGCGAAGGGGAATTCTTTCCAGATGTTGGCGATGATCAATGCGGGGAGGGCGCGGTGGATGTTGTCCAGGATATTGATGTTGTCATCGACGATGTTGAGGCGAACGAGGGTGTCGTTGATGAGCCCGTAGTCGGAGTGATAGAGCCATTTCCAGATGTAGGCGGCGGAGACGTAGCTGATTACCCACGGAATGAGGAGCAGGCCGCGCACCACGCTGCGGCCGCGGAACTCGCGTTGCACCACCAGCGCCGCGCCGAGCCCGATGAGATAGGCGAACGCGGTGGAGAGGATGGTCCACTCCAGCGTGTTCATGGTCACGTTGCGGAAGGAATCGCTTTGCAGGATGCGTTTGTAGTTGTCGAGCCCGACCCAGATCTTGTCTTCCATGGCCAGGTTCGCCGGAGTGGAATAGAAGGAAAGGCGAACCGTGTAGAAGATGGGATAGGCGATGACCACCAGCATGATGCCGAGAGCCGGGATGATGTAGAGGTAGTCGTTCCAATGGCGCGCGATATCGCCGGGCAGCGCGGCAAGCCGGCCGAAGAACCCGGGGCCGGATTTCTTCGGCGGTGGAGGGTCAGCCGTGGGTTGGCCGCCGGTGATCGCGGACATGCGCGGATGGTCCTTTCCGAACGAGGGAGAAGGCGAACCCGGCCGGCGCCGTTGAGATTGCCGTCGCCGGCCGGGTTCTGGTTACGCGATGTTGGCGACTAGAGCCCGTCGCCGCGCAGTTCTTCGATCTTGGCAGCCGCATCGTTGGCGGCGTCCTCGACCGACATCGATTCGGTGAGCGCGTTCTGCAGCATCTCCGGCACGATGATGTTCATGATTTCGGTCGATTCCGGGACCACCGGGAAGGGGATGCCGTAGGGGAGCATGGAGGTGGTCACATCGAGGTTGGGGATCGAATCGAGCCGTTCCTTCATCCAGATGGTCTGGAAGCCGCGGATGTTGGAGGGGTTGGAGCCGACCCAGGCGAGCTTGGTGGACCATTCCGGACCGGTCATGAAGGCGATGAGCGCCCTGGCGGCGTCCAGATCGACATTGCCGCCATCGACCACGGAAGGATCGAAGACGTGGACATTCGATCCGCCGAAGACGACCGCGCGGCGATCGGGGCCTTCCGGCAGGAAGCCATAGCGCATGTTCTCGACGACCTGATCGGCGATCTCTTTGTCCGCGCCGGTGGCAGTGGCGGCGAGATCGTTCATCTTCGCGTACTCGGAGGGATGGGCGATCATCATGCCGAGGGTGCCGGCGATGAATGGCGCCTGATTCTCGGTCTGGGTGTTGGTCAGCGCAGAGGTCGGCACCGACTTGTCGGTGACGTACATCTGATAGTAGGCCTGGAGCGCGGCTTTGGAGCCGTCATTGTTGACCCAGATCTCCTCATAGGTGGGGTTCTCCGCAGCTTCGTCGAGCGCGCCGCCACCATATGCCCACATGGCCGGCATGAAGCGGAACGGGGTGTTGCCGGCATTGACGCGGGCGACGAGACCGTAGCCGTCCTTGCCGGTGTTGTCCTTGATCTGCTTCGAGTACGCGACGAGATCGTCCCACGTGGCCGGCGGCGCATCGGGATCGAGACCGGCCTCCTCGAAGATGGCCGCATTCCAGATGAGGGCCATGGTTTCGTTGTTGGTGGGGACGCCATAGGTCTTGCCGTCATAGGTGACCGACTTCATGGCACCTGGCCAGTATTCCTCGACCGGGTAGCCGGCATCGGCTGGGCCGAATTCCTGAAGCTGGCCCTTGGCGGCGAACTCGACGCCCCAGAGGATCGGCATCTTGGCGACCATCGGCGCGGCATTGCCCAGCGCGGCGGTGCGGATCTGGTCCAGCATGTCGTTATAGGTCAGGCTGGTGATGTTGACCTTGATGTTGGGATAGGTAGCCGCGAATGCTTCCCAAAATTCCTTGTCGATGTCTTTGGTGATTTGCGGTTCGGCATCGGCCGGACCAACGTACCAGTAGGAGACTTCGCCGGCATAGTCGAGCGGCACCACCTTGGCGACCTCGGCGGCGGTATCGACCTCGAGGGTACCGGCTTGCGCCACGATGGTTTCCGGAGTCCATTCGGTTGTGTCGATGGTGCCGTCCTGGGCCAGGGTCAAGGCCGAGGGGAGGAAGGCGGCTCCGGCGCCCGCTGCTGCGCCATATGCGAGGAACTTGCGGCGGTTCAATTCCTTATTGAAGAGTTCGCGATATCGCTGCGTTGACATCTTTGCTCCTTGTTGGCTCAGCAACGAGCCGGGTGCGGTTCGAACAGATCGATCGGAAAACCTGCCGGTAAGCATACCGGGAGTGGACTTCGAGGTGCTCCTTTCGCGCAAGCAGAAACGGCCGATCCGGGCTGATTCGAGAGAGAACGGCGAGATCGAGCACCGGCATCTTCCGGTGCGTAGCGAGACTGGAGGTGCCGTTATACCCATTGCGCTCGCGGGCTGTCAAGCATCGGCAGCAACCTGTGCAACGTGCCTGTTTTTCCGCGAGCGAGGCAATGGCAAATCCCCATCGACCTTGGTTCTCCTGCACGAATAGTGCGCAATGAAGCTGAAGATTTGGCAAGGGAATCACGGCGCCTTGTGGGCATGACGCCAGGGGTTCCGCGCGCTTAGGGGGAACAGGGCCGCTGGGATCAGCATGACACGATTGACGGAGATCGTTTGGGCCGGCACACCTGACAATTACCGGCAGACACGCGCTCGAGCACGAAATGGGGGGACGGAGGCACCGATGGCAAAGAAGCAGACGAAGGCGGAGAAGCCGGACGAGATTCAGCAGATCATCCCGGATGCGTGGCCGAAATATGCGCCGGCGGGAAAGGAGCCGGTGCGGATTCGGGATCTGAACGTGATCCTGACTGCGCCAGACGGCATCCGGCTGGTCATCGTGAAGGTGGAGACGAGCGAGCCGGGGCTCTATGGGCTGGGTTGCGCGACGTTCACCCAGCGGCCTATGGCGGTGGTGGAGGCGATCGAGCACTACATCAAGCCGATGGCGATCGGGCGCGATGTGCATGACATCGAGGACCTTTTTCAGACCGGGTATCTCTCGTCGTACTGGCGCAGCGGGCCGGTGCTGAACAATGCATTGTCGGGGCTCGACATGGCGTTGTGGGACATCAAGGGGAAGCTGGCGGGGATGCCGGTCTACCAGCTTTTCGGTGGCAAGTCACGCCGAGCGGCGAATGTCTACGTGCATGCCTCGGGGAACGATTTTGCTGAGGTGGAGGAATCGGCCAGGGAGTTCTGGGAGCAGGGATATCGCTATATCCGATGCCAGGTGGCGGTACCGAACTCGGCGACGTACGGGGTGTCGGGCAAGAGCATGAAGGCGGCCTACCACCTCGACCCGAAGCAGGAGTCGTGGGATCCGGACGCCTACGCGCGTATCGTGCCGAAGCTGTTCGAGCATATGCGCGCGGCGATGGGCGATGAGGTGGAGTTCCTGCACGATATCCACGAACGGGTGCCGCCGATCACGGCGATTCGCATTGCAAAGGAAGTCGAGCCGTATCGGTTGTTCTTCCTGGAAGACCCGTTCGCGCCGGAGGATAACGGCTATTTCCCATTGCTGCGGCAGCATTCGGCGGTGCCGATCGCGATGGGTGAACTGTATGTGAATCAGGCGGAGTACATCGATCTGGTGAAGGATCGGTTGATCGACTTCATGCGGGTGCATATCTCGGATATCGGCGGATTGACCAACGCGCGCAAGCTGGCGGCGTATTGCGAGTACTTTGGCGTGCGGACGGCCTGGCACGGACCGGGGGATGCCTCGCCGGTGGCGCATGCGGCGAACTTGCAGCTCGACCTGAACACGCCGAACTTCGGTATCCAGGAAGCGTATCTGCCACCAGAGAAGACCCGTGCGGTTTTCCCGGGCACGCCGGAGATACATGACGGCATGATGTGGTCGAACGAGCAGCCGGGCCTGGGGATCGATATCGACGAGAAGCTGGCGGCGAAATATCCCTTCCCGGAGCATTCGATCAATGGGGCGTGGCCGCCGGTTCGGTTGAAAGACGGGACGGTGCAAAGGCCGTAGGTGGGGCGGGGACGGCGGAAGCATCACCCGCTCGGTGCGATTGTGAAGTATGATCGGACCGAACCCAGCGGACCTATTCATATGGAATGTGCGTGTGGTGTCGTTCACGTGGAGTGGCACGTCGCGCGGAGAGGGCAAGGCATGGACGATCGCAGTTTCGATTCGCTTGTGAAGGCAGTTGCTCTCGGGGCGAGCCGCCGCCGCGTGTTGAAGGGGATGCTCGGCCTGGGAGGAGCGGCGCTGGTTGGAAGCGTCGCGATGGAGGGCGACGCGGATGCCGCGCGGCGTCCGACGCCAACACCCAAGCCGATTCGGTGTCCCGGCCGGCAAACCTGGAACGGATCGGAGTGTGTCTGTCCTGATGACGCGCCTTCCAAGTGCGGCCCTGATTGTTGCACCGAAGGTGAGATCACGCCCGGAAGCCCAGGGTACTCCGAGTGTTGCGATAACGCGTGTTGTTTCGGTACGTGTTACGGCGAAGAGCTTTGTTGTCCGACAAATACGCCCGATGGGGGTGGGCTGCCCATAGCGAGTGTTTGCGCCAACGGCGAGTGCTGCCTGTTGCCAAACGTTTGCATCAACGGCGCGTGTGTGCCGTTCTCTGGTTGTGAATCGAATGACGATTGTGGAGACTGCGAAACCTGCAACCCGAGGACGGGCCAATGCAGCTCGTTGTGCACTGCCGATCTTCCCCAGTGCTGCGTCAATGGCTTCGGTGAGTACTGCATTCCGAGTGGAGAAACGTGCTGTTCCAGCGGTTCTGACTGCACGGAACCGTGTTCGTATTGCAACGATGTCGTCAGGTACTGCGTCGACCGATGTGACAATCCCGGCGAGTGTTGTGCCGGCGCGAATGGGGATGACTGCTGCCCGGCCGATCGCTGCGTTCCGGGACAAGGGTGTTGCGCGGAAGGCACGAGCGCGTGTGGTACAGGTTGCTGCGACAACGCCACCGAAACCTGCGATGGAAACGGCAGTTGTGTTTGCAATGCGGGCTTGATCGAGTGCGATGGCGTGTGCATCGATGCGCAATGTTGCGGGAGCGACGAATCGCCGTGTATCGAACTTGGGTACGATCCCGATTGCGTCGCGTGCTCAAATGGCGAGTGCGCTACCGCGGGATTCGATTTTCAGAGTTGCGGCACCGCTTTTCACAGTTGGTGTTCCAACGGCCAATGCCTTGCGTGCATTCCGTATCTCTCGTACGGGTGTACCTACGACAATCAGTGCTGCAATGGGACTTGTATCGGGGGCAGATGCGACACGCATTGATCGGCTGCATCCAGCGATGATTCCGCTGGATCAGTGCGTGCTTCAGGGATGATGTGACGCTCCGAATCTTGGAGACAGGAGGATACGACGGGCCAAGTCTTTGGCATGACCGGCCCGTCGTGTGGGGGATTGTTGCAAGGGCTTCGGCAGAGACGCCGGACATCGATCGTCTGCTGGTGTTGCATCTCGAGATCGAAGCCCTGGATCGACGTCTGGATCGAACGCGGCTCACCCCGTATTCGTTGCCACCGATTCCTGACCGTGTAGACGCACCGTGGATGCTTGCCTGGGCGACGGCCGGATTGCAGCGGCTTGCCGGCGACAATGTCTCGTTCTTTGGCGCCCGTGAGCTGGAAGAAGCTGGGACCAGCGAGATCGTGGTCGAGTGCGGGCACCAACAGACGGGGCTGTTGGCGCTTCGGATCGCGTTGCAGCAGCTGAATGCAAGTGCAGACGCCAACCGAGTGCGAATGGCGCTGGAATTGGAGCAGGCGTTTGCGAAACGTCTTGCGCCGGTTTCGGCGTCTCGGCGGCCAACGGCTGGACTGGCGTGTATTTTGGAGGCTGCGCGCACGCGGGAGATCCCTATCACGTCGCTCGACCCGCACGGCCTGGTGCGCGAACTGGGACATGGAGTCTACCGGCGGCGGTTGCGCCATACGAGCACATCGAACACGTCCTACCTTGGCACGCTCATCGCGCAAGACAAGCATCTCTCATTGCACTATCTGGCAGAGTGTGGGTTGCCGGTGCCCGACACGTT encodes the following:
- a CDS encoding class I SAM-dependent methyltransferase, translating into MTERNWNEDESKIFIDQGKVFTPRRDELRDAFLDLIPAERDEAFQVVELASGAGWLSAAILERYPNASILALDGSVEMRAETARSLAPYPGRWETRAFELLDTNWRANLPNDLRAIVSSLAIHHLKGTAKRGLFADLHSHLSPGGALLIADLVEPASPAALRHAARAWDEDVERQSRELSGSPASWEFFRDDHWNIYTWPDLEMDFPSPLVDQIDWLRQTGYTRIDIPWARAGHTLIAAYRP
- a CDS encoding SH3 domain-containing protein, with product MQMRLRHIVAIVALLAGLLVTPLAGSMPAAAQDNTTRTIALDVYRCPPGVTLQAMVPDDCIPITSGVDVILTAINGAIAPLTISDAVLDGNTFRWTTTSSGSATDEWGFKHSTLPDGTSAFLVQGEGVASGQSASFDYRFTTSAASPSASLDMYLLMSADAPVIEPPATENTTADPPAEPAATEELSEVTPQPTAGLRPSPTATTAPPPAEAPSVDDSAVDEPVDSAADESVAPADTGDVFVPGDQVVVAEGPLNLRSAAGTSSSSLGSLAIGTQLTIVSGPVAANGYNWYQVTSSSGQTGWVIVDALQIVPDANATFAIGDQVFVFDGPINLRSAAGTSAPVIQSIPQEAVLTILSAPSAGNGYTWYQVQTAESATGWVAADFLQKVNQPNPSPTATPGTNPSPNGDFAAGDRAVVVDGPANLRSAAGISNSVVAVLKTGDLLTVTGGPSAADGYTWYRVTAESGSSGWVAGELLDKVGWSTGDVVYVTTDSLNVRSEAGVNSTVLDTIFEGTIAVITGGPTNVDGRDWYKIDVSGVVSGWVAAEYLALSDAPPVTPPSGAFGAGDWIFVSDPPLNLRATPSTSGQILASLTDGDGMLVLGETTTADGYDWNQVENAGITGFVATDYVTGGFALGEVAVVADGPVNLRSAAGASATILQSLAQGAQVSVLNVNPHVIDGVYWFQVTTTDSVTGWVAGRYLGPVTA
- a CDS encoding ABC transporter ATP-binding protein, yielding MGRVILENVVKRYGDVIAVDNVSLTVEEGEFVALVGPSGCGKTTTLNLIAGLLELSDGNIYIGERLVNDLDPKDRDIAMVFQNYALYPNKTVYNNLAFPLQMRKTPKAQIDQRVRETARLLSIEPLLDRRPKELSGGQQQRVALGRALVRNPQVFLMDEPLSNLDAKLRVQMRAELKRFHQDLNATIVYVTHDQLEAVTMADKMAVMSGGLLQQYDAPDTVYNHPVNTFVAGFVGSPAMNLLPASVEVDGTTTWLRNADKWSYQLDDKRAAMARAASSGTVVAGLRHNAIDLHTQERDGAIPVRVYTVEPTGDLTYVHGYLGDALIVASVPPSTHIKADDIVWATLDLPHMHLFDGATQQTLAGGTA
- a CDS encoding sulfite oxidase, yielding MMLATESSAPRYDRRTLMKRLAAAGFAAPVIASIVADGAWAQDAATPVAGTPTAGSAAALPELTSPFTIIPPNDDPAKSLASIGVDQPLIAHGGFNFGTPPELVTDFDVANDAFFIRSHGPSAQLDDPSKYTLTVGGHVDTPLQLTLDDLRGMPMQTYQSFLECSGNGRGFFNPTAKGGQWRNDAIGNAEWTGVPLHVVLDQAGVKDGAIDVVSQGGDFPEMQRGLPIDVAMGADTMLVLQMNGEELPAPHGGPVRLFVPGWGGIASTKWIIGLTVLDTTFQGDFNVGNYIVITAQNEVLRPVREMPVSSAIWTPAYDSQVKAGQVPITGYAWSGLGAIAKVEVSTDNGVTWNDATITDSSGEHSWAHFEYLWDATPGPTGLLTRATDDRATSQPGVAQWNQLGYQYNAVQRVMIDVTA
- a CDS encoding SH3 domain-containing protein — protein: METISSNLSRRAFLRSSAAATAVAALPLLGSNASAQDEEVAAAASGFYRTTDYVNFRTGPGADYGVIRVLPPQSPLQAVGPESYGFMKVSNQGTIGWVHADYVATGNGGSSDIPQSLGYKTTSAYVNMRSGPSTGYSVIRTLPQGTSVEVFDSFQGNFQLVGYAQQLGWVSLDYLSGGGGDGEGNGGPIGQLRVTSALNLRSSASLSAPVLRVMPAGTMVWPSDQLSNGFRYVELVDGSAAGWAYDSYLA